A window of Ipomoea triloba cultivar NCNSP0323 chromosome 2, ASM357664v1 contains these coding sequences:
- the LOC116011367 gene encoding ER membrane protein complex subunit 10 yields the protein MRIKYPTPASALLLLLLLIAATEKTCLSFQSDELLVDDEDFGLEGGVEIGSPHRDEVTASPPPPSQVHSPRKKSSASDGDSKVQFSLEHSFGGSDFSLAGAFTARLKTSSHGGQTLTKLRFSRNAFTEVEKENFRKLLDSDDFYTIRLPSNVLSHTGREYVVSSVKARCLPRDGLDEHFAIHMDGVNIVGVNYGSPGSCQYPRPLKVPSKWSFNSHTVLKTSEQAPRTPILTEIIGENAEGEEVKPPEKSFWAKYWMYLLPLGLIVMNAITQAMNMAEEQANGGQPQQQAAGAPRGQSTVVRRR from the exons ATGAGAATCAAGTATCCGACGCCGGCCAGTGCTCTTCTTCTGCTGCTGCTGTTGATTGCCGCTACTGAGAAGACGTGCTTGAGTTTCCAGTCCGACGAGCTCCTCGTCGACGATGAAGATTTCGGTCTCGAAGGTGGGGTAGAGATCGGATCTCCCCATCGAGATGAGGTCACCGCATCACCGCCGCCGCCTTCTCAAGTTCACTCCCCCCGCAAGAAGTCCTCGGCTTCCGACGGCGATTCCAAGGTCCAGTTCTCCTTGGAACACTCCTTCGGCGGCTCCGATTTCTCACTCGCCGGCGCCTTCACTGCTCGCCTGAAGACCTCTTCTCATGGCGGCCAG ACGCTCACAAAACTCCGCTTCTCCAGAAATGCTTTTACTGAAGTAGAGAAGGAGAATTTCAGA AAACTCTTGGACAGTGATGACTTTTATACCATAAGATTGCCATCCAATGTGTTGAGCCATACTGGAAGGGAGTATGTAGTTTCTTCAGTAAAAGCT AGATGTCTTCCACGGGATGGTTTGGATGAGCACTTTGCCATACACATG GACGGCGTCAACATTGTTGGTGTTAATTATGGTTCTCCTGGTTCTTGCCAGTATCCTCGACCATTAAAAGTT CCTTCGAAGTGGTCCTTTAACTCGCACACAGTATTAAAAACAAGTGAGCAGGCACCCAG AACTCCAATACTTACAGAAATTATCGGCGAGAATGCAGAGGGCGAAGAAGTAAAGCCTCCAGAAAAATCGTTCTGGGCTAAATAC TGGATGTATTTGCTCCCGCTTGGCCTTATCGTCATGAATGCTATCacccaagctatgaacatggcCGAAGAACAGGCTAATGGAGGACAACCTCAGCAACAAGCTGCAGGAGCTCCACGCGGACAAAGTACTGTGGTACGACGAAGATGA
- the LOC116007125 gene encoding 36.4 kDa proline-rich protein-like → MKNHLSRVLLLLLLQWGSLLVAHACPYCPYPPAPPKLHPKPPHPPKVRPPYVPKHPPKVHPKPPPCPPKPPVVHPPHVPKPPVVHPPHVPKPPVVHPPYIPKPPVVHPPHIPKPPVVHPPHIPKPPVVHPPYIPKPPVVHPPPIVPTPPVVTPPYVPKPPVVTPPVLPPPPPPPPVVITPPPYVPKPPAATPPPPVEKPCPPPPPPVPCPPPPPPAQPTCPIDALKLGACVDLLGGLIHIGIGGSAKDTCCPVLGGLAGLDAGICLCTTIRAKLLNINIILPIALQVLIDDCGKTPPEGFKCPA, encoded by the coding sequence atgaagaatcatTTGAGCAGAGTTTtgcttcttctccttcttcaatGGGGAAGTTTATTGGTTGCCCATGCATGCCCATACTGCCCTTACCCACCAGCTCCCCCCAAGCTCCACCCTAAACCACCACATCCCCCTAAGGTCAGGCCCCCCTACGTCCCAAAACACCCTCCAAAAGTTCACCCCAAGCCCCCGCCCTGCCCTCCAAAACCTCCCGTCGTCCACCCGCCGCACGTGCCCAAACCTCCGGTCGTCCATCCGCCGCACGTGCCTAAACCCCCGGTCGTCCATCCTCCGTACATTCCCAAACCGCCGGTCGTTCATCCGCCGCACATTCCCAAACCGCCGGTCGTTCATCCGCCGCACATTCCCAAACCGCCGGTCGTTCATCCACCGTACATTCCCAAACCGCCGGTCGTTCATCCACCGCCCATTGTCCCAACGCCGCCTGTCGTGACACCGCCTTACGTGCCAAAGCCCCCGGTGGTGACGCCGCCAGTACTtcccccgccgccgccgccgccgccagtCGTAATAACGCCACCGCCGTACGTCCCAAAGCCGCCAGCAGCTACACCGCCGCCGCCGGTGGAAAAGCCATGCCCACCGCCTCCACCTCCAGTGCCGTGcccgcctccgccgccgccggcgcAGCCAACGTGCCCGATCGACGCCCTGAAGCTGGGCGCGTGCGTGGACTTGCTGGGCGGGCTGATCCACATCGGCATCGGCGGCAGCGCCAAGGACACATGCTGTCCAGTTCTAGGTGGACTTGCAGGTTTAGACGCAGGAATATGCCTTTGCACCACCATTAGAGCTAAGCTTCTGAACATAAACATTATCCTCCCCATCGCGCTTCAAGTCCTCATCGACGACTGTGGGAAGACTCCCCCGGAAGGGTTCAAGTGTCCCGCCTGA
- the LOC116005905 gene encoding anthocyanidin 3-O-glucosyltransferase 2-like, which yields MENAEVVFIPGHGMGHLVPAVEMGKLLTSRAEWISVTFLIIGIPFETGVDSYTQSLSHGAPRLHFLSLPQPPPQRRENAAASSVSQDANALDHISAHKAAVRDVISDFCRSGRVIAGVVVDMFSTSMIDVADEFGVPSYVFYTSGAGFLGLKFYAQTLKDEHGRDISEYQDSEAELSVPSFARPVPAKVLPTPMLDKYGVLMVQHSGRMIRRTKGILINTFLELETHAIASLSDGNFPPVYPVGPLINRRGGGDEEVKRWLDEQPLSSVVFLCFGSYGSFSADQVKEIAAALERGGWRFLWSLRRPKVKGEFGAPGDYSDPKEILPETFLERTEARGKVIGWAPQMMVLSHPSIGGFVSHCGWNSILESVWCGVPVATWPMYAEQQINAFELVVELEMGVDIKTEYRSGTLMSPEKEDKNIQRPIIVSADEIECGIRKLMADHGRIIRKKMKDMKEKSRLALLEGGSSYNFLGHFINDLAHQAKYSRPRSSLQDSEKVKS from the coding sequence ATGGAGAACGCAGAGGTAGTTTTCATTCCAGGGCATGGAATGGGCCATCTTGTACCAGCTGTGGAGATGGGGAAGCTGTTAACCAGTAGAGCGGAATGGATTTCTGTCACTTTCCTCATAATCGGAATTCCATTTGAAACCGGCGTTGATTCATATACGCAGTCTCTCTCGCACGGCGCTCCTCGCTTACACTTTCTCAGTCTCCCTCAGCCGCCGCCTCAACGCCGTGAAAACGCGGCGGCTAGTTCTGTTTCCCAGGATGCTAATGCTCTTGACCATATCTCTGCTCACAAGGCGGCTGTGAGGGATGTGATCTCCGATTTCTGCAGATCCGGTCGAGTAATTGCGGGTGTTGTTGTGGATATGTTTAGTACGAGCATGATTGATGTTGCCGATGAGTTTGGAGTTCCTAGCTACGTGTTTTATACCTCCGGCGCTGGGTTTCTAGGGCTCAAGTTTTACGCTCAGACGCTAAAAGATGAACACGGCCGGGATATTTCCGAGTACCAAGATTCGGAAGCGGAACTGTCGGTTCCGAGTTTCGCGCGGCCTGTACCGGCTAAGGTCTTGCCTACGCCCATGCTGGACAAATATGGCGTTTTAATGGTCCAACACTCTGGTCGAATGATTAGAAGAACAAAAGGAATCCTAATTAACACATTCTTGGAGCTAGAGACGCACGCGATTGCATCCCTATCTGACGGGAATTTCCCGCCCGTTTACCCTGTAGGTCCGCTGATCAATCGCCGCGGCGGCGGTGATGAAGAGGTGAAGAGATGGTTGGATGAGCAGCCGCTTTCTTCGGTGGTGTTCCTGTGCTTCGGGAGCTACGGGAGCTTCAGCGCGGACCAAGTGAAGGAGATCGCCGCCGCGCTGGAGCGCGGCGGCTGGCGCTTCCTGTGGTCCCTACGGCGGCCGAAAGTGAAGGGAGAATTCGGGGCGCCCGGCGACTATTCGGATCCTAAGGAAATCTTGCCGGAAACCTTCTTAGAGCGTACTGAGGCTAGAGGTAAGGTGATCGGATGGGCGCCGCAGATGATGGTGCTATCTCACCCGTCCATCGGAGGCTTTGTGTCTCACTGCGGTTGGAATTCCATCTTAGAAAGTGTGTGGTGTGGAGTGCCGGTGGCGACGTGGCCAATGTACGCTGAGCAACAAATAAACGCTTTTGAGCTTGTGGTGGAGCTGGAGATGGGCGTCGATATCAAGACGGAGTACAGAAGTGGCACCCTAATGTCCCCggaaaaagaagacaaaaatatTCAAAGGCCGATCATTGTCAGCGCAGATGAGATTGAGTGTGGGATAAGGAAACTCATGGCGGATCACGGAAGAATCAtcagaaagaaaatgaaagatatgAAGGAGAAGAGCCGATTAGCCTTGTTGGAAGGTGGCTCTTCATACAATTtcttggggcattttatcaatGATCTTGCCCACCAGGCAAAATACTCTCGCCCCAGGTCCAGCCTACAGGATAGTGAAAAGGTAAAATCATGA
- the LOC116005915 gene encoding UDP-glycosyltransferase 71A15-like — protein sequence MKKAELVFIPAPLVGHIVSIVELAKLLLDRDDRLSITVLVIKQPADPIANTVVQQVVSADSRIRCFNLPEMEPPPEEMILKVPENYLSAYIKSHRSHAKHAIVNNVLSSDSGESPALGGIVFDLFSSSMVDVANDLGVPSYLFYTSGAGFLGVNLYLVIRERLGGREYTLADPDSVVSTFASPVPARVMPTFAFIEEGYRVFVEHGRKLRETKGMIVNTFAELEPYAVKALGSDPDLPPVYTVGPLLAPQKEHAGKEEIINWLSEQPPSSVVFLCFGSQGGFEAPQIHQIATALERSGHRFLWSIRRPWSLTSSERAGDFTSFDPILPPGFAGRTRNRGKVCGWAPQVEVLAHRATGAFVSHCGWNSTLESMWHGVPMVTWPIYAEQQTNAFQLVKELGLAVELTVDYRRAQGSENVVMAEEIERAIRSVMEAENPVRKRAKEMGEMSRKALKEGSFSPSV from the exons ATGAAGAAAGCTGAGCTTGTCTTCATCCCCGCACCGCTGGTAGGTCATATTGTCTCCATTGTTGAGCTTGCCAAGCTCCTTCTAGACCGAGACGACCGCCTATCCATTACCGTGCTAGTTATAAAGCAACCGGCGGACCCTATTGCCAACACCGTCGTCCAACAAGTTGTCTCCGCCGATTCCAGAATTCGCTGCTTTAACCTTCCGGAGATGGAGCCGCCGCCGGAAGAAATGATTCTCAAGGTCCCGGAGAATTACCTTTCCGCTTATATAAAAAGTCATAGGTCACATGCCAAACACGCGATTGTTAATAACGTGCTCTCGTCGGATTCCGGCGAGTCGCCGGCGCTCGGCGGGATTGTATTTGATTTGTTCAGTAGTTCTATGGTTGACGTGGCGAATGACCTCGGTGTTCCATCTTACCTGTTTTACACCTCCGGCGCCGGGTTTCTCGGGGTAAATCTTTACCTCGTGATCCGGGAGAGACTCGGTGGAAGAGAATACACGTTGGCCGACCCGGACTCGGTGGTTTCCACGTTTGCCTCGCCGGTTCCGGCGAGAGTTATGCCTACGTTCGCGTTCATCGAGGAAGGTTACAGAGTATTTGTCGAACATGGCAGGAAGTTAAGAGAAACAAAGGGGATGATCGTAAACACGTTTGCAGAATTGGAACCATACGCGGTGAAAGCTTTAGGATCCGACCCGGATCTGCCCCCGGTTTACACGGTCGGGCCGCTGCTCGCGCCTCAGAAGGAGCACGCAGGGAAGGAGGAAATCATCAACTGGCTCTCGGAGCAGCCGCCGTCCTCGGTGGTGTTCCTCTGCTTCGGAAGCCAGGGAGGCTTCGAGGCGCCGCAAATACACCAAATCGCGACGGCGCTCGAGAGGAGCGGCCACAGGTTCCTCTGGTCGATCCGCCGGCCGTGGTCCTTAACTAGCTCCGAGCGAGCCGGCGACTTCACCAGTTTCGACCCGATTTTGCCGCCGGGATTTGCGGGGAGGACCAGAAACAGGGGGAAGGTTTGCGGGTGGGCTCCGCAAGTGGAAGTTCTGGCCCACCGCGCCACGGGGGCATTCGTGTCCCACTGCGGCTGGAACTCCACTCTGGAGAGCATGTGGCACGGCGTCCCGATGGTGACGTGGCCCATCTACGCCGAGCAGCAGACCAACGCGTTTCAGTTGGTGAAGGAGCTCGGGCTGGCTGTGGAGCTGACGGTGGATTATCGGAGGGCGCAAGGCTCGGAGAATGTTGTAATGGCAGAGGAGATAGAGAGAGCAATTAGAAGCGTGATGGAGGCAGAAAATCCGGTCAGGAAAAGAGCTAAAGAGATGGGAGAGATGAGCCGGAAGGCTTTGAAGGAAG ggtctttctctccgtccgtttaa
- the LOC116005923 gene encoding anthocyanidin 3-O-glucosyltransferase 6-like produces the protein MKKAELVFVPSPLVGHIVSIVELAKLLLNRDDRLSITVLLIKHPEDPIANTVVQNVVSADARIRHLTLPEMEPPPEEMIVKSPENYVAAYIKSYRAHAKHAIVNTVLSSDSGESPALAGIVFDLFCSSMVDVANDLGVPSYLFYTSGAGFLGFNLYLPIRERVVGREYRLSDPDSVVSTFASPVPARVMPTFAFINDGYRSFVEHGKKFRETKGMIINTFAELEPYAVKALESDPDLPPVYTVGPLLAPQKEHAGKEEIINWLSEQPPSSVVFLCFGSQGGFEAPQIHQIATALERSGHRFLWSIRRPWSLTSSERAGDFTSFDPILPPGFAGRTRNRGKVCGWAPQVEVLAHRATGAFVSHCGWNSTLESMWHGVPMVTWPIYAEQQVNAFQLVKELGLAVELTVDYRRVQGSENVVMAEEIEKAIRSVMEAENPVRKRAKEMGEMSRKALKEGGSSFISLQHLIDDIIHNIKQC, from the coding sequence ATGAAGAAAGCTGAGCTTGTCTTCGTCCCTTCACCGCTGGTAGGTCATATTGTCTCCATTGTTGAGCTTGCCAAGCTTCTACTCAATCGAGACGACCGCCTATCCATTACAGTGCTACTTATAAAGCACCCGGAGGACCCTATTGCCAACACCGTCGTCCAAAATGTTGTCTCCGCCGATGCCAGAATCCGCCACTTGACCTTACCGGAAATGGAGCCGCCGCCGGAAGAAATGATTGTCAAGTCCCCTGAGAATTACGTCGCCGCTTATATAAAGAGCTATAGGGCCCATGCAAAACACGCGATTGTTAATACCGTGCTCTCGTCGGATTCCGGCGAGTCGCCGGCGCTCGCCGGGATTGTGTTTGATTTGTTCTGTAGTTCCATGGTTGACGTGGCGAATGACCTCGGTGTTCCTTCTTACCTGTTTTACACCTCCGGCGCCGGGTTTCTCGGATTCAATCTTTACTTGCCGATCCGGGAGAGAGTTGTGGGAAGAGAATATAGGTTGTCGGATCCGGATTCGGTGGTTTCCACGTTTGCATCGCCGGTTCCGGCGAGAGTTATGCCCACGTTCGCGTTTATCAACGATGGGTATAGATCATTTGTCGAACATGGGAAGAAGTTTAGAGAAACGAAGGGGATGATCATAAACACGTTTGCAGAATTGGAACCGTACGCTGTGAAAGCTTTAGAATCCGACCCGGATCTGCCCCCGGTTTACACGGTCGGACCGCTGCTCGCGCCTCAGAAGGAGCACGCAGGGAAGGAGGAAATCATCAACTGGCTCTCGGAGCAGCCGCCGTCCTCGGTGGTGTTCCTCTGCTTCGGAAGCCAGGGAGGGTTCGAGGCGCCGCAAATACATCAGATCGCGACGGCGCTGGAGAGGAGCGGCCACAGGTTCCTCTGGTCGATCCGCCGGCCGTGGTCCTTAACTAGCTCCGAGCGAGCCGGCGACTTCACCAGTTTCGACCCGATTTTGCCGCCGGGATTTGCGGGGAGGACCAGAAACAGGGGGAAGGTTTGCGGGTGGGCTCCGCAAGTGGAAGTTCTGGCCCACCGCGCCACGGGGGCATTCGTGTCACACTGCGGTTGGAACTCGACTCTGGAGAGCATGTGGCACGGCGTTCCGATGGTGACGTGGCCTATCTATGCCGAGCAGCAGGTCAACGCGTTTCAGTTGGTGAAGGAGCTGGGGCTGGCGGTGGAGCTGACCGTGGATTATCGGAGGGTGCAAGGTTCGGAGAATGTTGTAATGGCGGAGGAGATAGAGAAAGCGATTAGAAGCGTGATGGAGGCTGAAAATCCGGTGAGGAAAAGAGCTAAAGAGATGGGTGAGATGAGCCGGAAGGCATTGAAGGAAGGTGGATCTTCCTTCATCTCTTTACAACATCTGATTGACGACATAATTCATAACATTAAACAATGCTAA